A stretch of the Myxococcus guangdongensis genome encodes the following:
- the larC gene encoding nickel pincer cofactor biosynthesis protein LarC: MRRILYLEPVGGIAGDMFLAAGIDLGLEPAAIEAALRGLSVPGWKLAVSRAVRHAISGTHLDVVLDAREAHPHRAYADIRRLIESASTLPARAKERALAVFRAIGEAEAKVHGVSIDDIHFHEVGAVDSIVDICGAAVVLELLGDPEVHAAPPPLGSGSIRVAHGMMPIPVPATLELLRDVPVRFEGVGELTTPTGAALLKVLTRIGHPPDFIVEKVGYGVGTKDFRDRPNVLRASLGRLEDSRTEGLWVVEANLDDATPQLLGHLLERLLAVGALDAWVAPVVMKKSRPGHLLSALVEGGLRDTVVDLLLRESTSLGVRYHRVERQALARDWVEVETPWGRVRVKRGLRDGAVLNAHPEFEDCRRVAEAAGVPVKQVVAAALVALGLPS, translated from the coding sequence GTGCGACGCATCCTCTACCTGGAGCCGGTGGGCGGCATCGCCGGGGACATGTTCCTGGCGGCGGGCATCGACCTGGGGCTGGAGCCCGCGGCGATTGAAGCGGCGCTGCGAGGGTTGAGCGTCCCGGGTTGGAAGCTGGCGGTGAGCCGCGCGGTGCGCCACGCCATCAGCGGCACGCACCTGGACGTGGTGTTGGACGCGCGCGAGGCGCACCCGCACCGCGCCTACGCGGACATCCGTCGCCTCATCGAGTCCGCGTCCACGCTGCCTGCGCGCGCGAAGGAGCGGGCGCTCGCGGTGTTCCGCGCGATTGGCGAGGCCGAGGCGAAGGTGCACGGCGTCTCCATCGACGACATCCACTTCCACGAAGTGGGCGCCGTGGACTCCATCGTCGACATCTGCGGCGCGGCGGTGGTGCTGGAGCTGCTGGGTGACCCGGAGGTCCACGCGGCGCCTCCTCCGTTGGGCAGCGGCTCCATCCGCGTGGCGCACGGCATGATGCCCATCCCCGTGCCGGCCACGCTGGAGCTGCTGCGCGACGTGCCCGTGCGCTTCGAGGGCGTGGGCGAGCTGACCACGCCCACCGGCGCCGCGCTGCTCAAGGTGCTCACGCGCATCGGCCACCCGCCCGACTTCATCGTCGAGAAGGTGGGCTACGGCGTGGGCACGAAGGACTTCCGGGACCGGCCCAACGTGCTGCGCGCGTCGCTGGGGCGGCTGGAGGACTCGCGCACCGAGGGCCTGTGGGTGGTGGAGGCGAACCTGGACGACGCCACGCCGCAGCTGTTGGGGCACCTGCTGGAGCGGCTGCTCGCCGTGGGCGCGCTGGATGCGTGGGTGGCGCCCGTCGTGATGAAGAAGAGCCGCCCGGGCCACCTCTTGAGCGCGCTGGTGGAGGGCGGCCTGCGCGACACCGTGGTGGACCTGCTCCTGCGCGAGTCCACGTCCCTGGGCGTGCGCTACCACCGCGTCGAGCGTCAGGCTTTGGCTCGCGACTGGGTGGAGGTGGAGACGCCGTGGGGCCGCGTCCGCGTGAAGCGGGGCCTGCGCGATGGCGCCGTCCTCAACGCGCATCCGGAGTTCGAGGACTGCCGCCGCGTCGCCGAGGCCGCGGGTGTCCCCGTGAAGCAGGTGGTGGCCGCCGCGCTGGTGGCGCTCGGCCTGCCCTCCTGA
- a CDS encoding SH3 domain-containing protein — MTDAIRRSLGPIIRTVANATVQKAVPPAMQPAAKAAVDFAVSSFEQGKPARAPVALNVMPPPTVILANPAVVTPPTKNTAATPVSGTQGDGQVQPGDKLAVAADGDTLNLRPEAGTTQKPKGSFPTGARLEVATPPGGGSSEQNGFVYVSGPGGETGWVSAQYTRELTAEEAAQPASTGGTTTPAAAAYQSVFVDQFAAEKEVGGDASNANCGPSSTLTALLNEGLEIPDIPGIEHNGTTGADVQAVRYWGNHADDSGSDGVYTKEDGTLAYSLDGKGNENSTFTGFTDVANAVAAAGGTTANVAANSTAIMTAIDNGSTVVISGTFVETKKAPEGTPEALVNPENGNLYVDSDGDGAPDLKNGVPNEWHQKADTWKGQHGSTMHLVAVVGRTPEGNFIVCDPAHTKPTASPIELTPSELDAFMRGNAGAIAVNGASTSETETPSA, encoded by the coding sequence ATGACAGATGCAATCCGCAGGAGCCTGGGTCCTATCATCCGCACCGTGGCGAACGCCACCGTCCAGAAGGCGGTGCCGCCCGCGATGCAGCCGGCGGCCAAGGCGGCGGTGGACTTCGCCGTGTCCTCGTTCGAGCAGGGCAAGCCCGCGCGGGCGCCCGTGGCGCTGAACGTCATGCCGCCGCCGACGGTGATTCTCGCCAACCCGGCCGTCGTCACGCCTCCCACGAAGAACACCGCCGCCACCCCGGTCTCTGGCACCCAGGGGGATGGTCAGGTGCAGCCGGGGGACAAGCTGGCGGTGGCCGCGGATGGGGACACGTTGAACCTCCGCCCGGAGGCGGGGACGACCCAGAAGCCCAAGGGCAGCTTCCCCACGGGCGCGCGGCTGGAGGTGGCCACGCCGCCGGGTGGGGGCTCGTCGGAGCAGAACGGCTTCGTCTACGTGAGCGGGCCTGGAGGGGAGACGGGCTGGGTGAGCGCCCAGTACACGCGGGAGCTGACGGCGGAGGAGGCCGCGCAGCCGGCGAGCACCGGGGGCACGACGACGCCGGCCGCCGCCGCGTACCAGAGCGTCTTCGTCGACCAGTTCGCCGCCGAGAAGGAGGTGGGGGGTGACGCCAGCAACGCCAACTGCGGACCCTCCTCCACGTTGACGGCGCTGCTCAACGAGGGGCTCGAGATTCCGGACATCCCGGGCATCGAGCACAACGGCACCACGGGCGCGGATGTGCAGGCGGTGCGCTACTGGGGCAACCACGCGGATGACTCGGGCAGCGACGGCGTCTACACGAAGGAGGACGGGACGCTGGCGTACTCGTTGGATGGGAAGGGCAACGAGAACTCCACGTTCACCGGCTTCACGGACGTGGCGAACGCGGTGGCCGCGGCGGGTGGGACGACGGCGAACGTGGCCGCGAACTCGACGGCCATCATGACGGCCATCGACAACGGCAGCACCGTGGTCATCTCCGGCACCTTCGTGGAGACGAAGAAGGCCCCGGAGGGGACGCCCGAGGCGCTGGTGAACCCGGAGAACGGGAACCTCTACGTCGACAGCGATGGGGACGGCGCGCCGGACCTGAAGAATGGCGTGCCCAACGAGTGGCACCAGAAGGCGGACACGTGGAAGGGCCAGCACGGCTCCACCATGCACCTGGTCGCCGTGGTGGGCAGGACGCCCGAGGGCAACTTCATCGTCTGCGACCCCGCGCACACGAAGCCGACGGCGAGCCCCATCGAGCTGACGCCCTCGGAGCTGGATGCCTTCATGCGGGGCAACGCGGGCGCCATCGCCGTCAATGGGGCGAGCACCTCGGAGACCGAGACTCCCAGCGCGTAG
- a CDS encoding AAA family ATPase — protein sequence MSSPAPGSANAHRPAEPWLEELDILVRARYPLLYLVSWEEHRVDAILAELARAHGKALFQWSITKGLRASGTTRTAPLPDDTRNPIDAMAAIEKLGEPALVVLKDFHPYLEEKGVVRALRELSHFLKSTFTTVILLSPTLLIPVELEKEVSVIDVPMPGYNDLLQLLREIVAVVRRTNKATIDLSREHADQLIKAALGLTMSEAENAFAKAIAHDGKLGPEDIKRIQDEKRQVIRKSGLLEYYPPEESLGNVGGLEYLKAWLSQRTAAFGERARQFGLPEPRGLLLLGVQGCGKSLTAKAISAHWNLPLLRLDMGRIFSGLIGSSEENLRKAIRVAEGVAPVVLWVDEIEKGLSGVASSSTADSGVSARVFGTLLTWLQEKTAPVFVVATANRIEGLPPEVLRKGRFDEIFFIDLPEQAEREDIFRIHLRRRKREPSNFDVVELATLTQGFSGAEIEQVVVAGLYEAFAENSELAQQHLVRTLRDTFPLSVTMRDEIRRLRDWAKGRTRPASSAGARVERAP from the coding sequence ATGTCGTCCCCCGCCCCCGGCAGCGCCAACGCCCACCGTCCCGCCGAGCCGTGGCTCGAGGAGCTCGACATCCTCGTGCGGGCCCGCTACCCGCTGCTCTACCTGGTGTCGTGGGAGGAGCACCGCGTGGACGCCATCCTCGCGGAGCTGGCGCGCGCGCACGGCAAGGCGCTGTTCCAGTGGTCCATCACCAAGGGCCTGCGCGCCTCGGGCACCACGCGCACCGCGCCCCTGCCAGACGACACGCGCAACCCCATCGACGCGATGGCCGCCATCGAGAAGCTGGGCGAGCCCGCGCTGGTGGTCCTCAAGGACTTCCATCCCTACCTGGAAGAGAAGGGCGTCGTGCGCGCCCTGAGGGAGCTGTCACACTTCCTCAAGAGCACCTTCACCACCGTCATCCTCCTGTCGCCCACGCTGCTCATCCCCGTGGAGCTGGAGAAGGAGGTCTCCGTCATCGATGTGCCCATGCCCGGGTACAACGACTTGCTCCAGCTCCTGCGGGAGATCGTCGCGGTGGTGCGCCGCACGAACAAGGCCACCATCGACCTGTCGCGTGAGCACGCCGACCAGCTCATCAAGGCCGCGCTCGGGCTGACGATGTCGGAGGCCGAGAACGCGTTCGCCAAGGCCATCGCGCATGACGGTAAGCTGGGCCCCGAGGACATCAAGCGCATCCAGGACGAGAAGCGTCAGGTGATTCGCAAGAGCGGGCTGCTCGAGTACTACCCGCCCGAGGAGTCCCTGGGGAACGTGGGCGGCCTGGAGTACCTCAAGGCGTGGCTGAGCCAGCGCACCGCGGCCTTCGGCGAGCGGGCCCGACAGTTCGGCCTCCCCGAGCCTCGCGGGTTGCTGCTGCTCGGCGTGCAGGGCTGCGGCAAGAGCCTCACCGCGAAGGCCATCAGCGCGCACTGGAACCTGCCGCTCCTGCGACTGGACATGGGCCGCATCTTCAGCGGACTCATCGGCTCGTCCGAGGAGAACCTGCGCAAGGCCATCCGCGTGGCGGAGGGCGTGGCGCCGGTGGTGCTGTGGGTGGACGAAATCGAGAAGGGGCTGTCGGGCGTGGCCTCGTCGAGCACCGCGGACAGCGGCGTGTCCGCGCGCGTCTTCGGCACGCTGCTCACGTGGCTCCAGGAGAAGACGGCGCCCGTGTTCGTGGTGGCCACCGCCAACCGCATCGAGGGCCTGCCGCCGGAGGTGCTGCGCAAGGGCCGCTTCGACGAGATCTTCTTCATCGACCTGCCCGAGCAGGCCGAGCGAGAGGACATCTTCCGCATCCACCTGCGGCGCCGGAAGCGCGAGCCCTCGAACTTCGACGTGGTGGAGCTGGCCACGCTCACGCAGGGCTTCAGCGGCGCCGAGATCGAGCAGGTGGTGGTGGCGGGCCTGTACGAGGCCTTCGCGGAGAACAGCGAGCTGGCGCAACAGCACCTGGTGCGCACGCTCCGGGACACCTTCCCGCTGTCGGTGACGATGCGGGATGAGATTCGCCGACTGCGCGACTGGGCCAAGGGACGCACGCGGCCGGCCTCTTCCGCGGGCGCACGGGTCGAGAGGGCGCCATGA
- a CDS encoding VOC family protein has product MPSIDHHAAGTPTWVDLSTPDLEGARHFYGELFGWQFLVGPKEDFHYTMCQLGGRNVAGMSLKDPAAPGRAYWALSFEAADTKALAARVVELGGRLVVPPTDASGLGTFASCVDPTGAGFNLWQSGKHPGAQVVREPGSMTWHEVNTRDGVRAKDFYAALFGLEPRKLDGMDYWALHHGGTPVAGVLQMGPMWPKDLPPHWMNYFAVADTDGAAEQVKRLGGHVHVPPTDSPFGRFCIVTDPAGAGFTLTRPT; this is encoded by the coding sequence ATGCCATCCATCGACCACCACGCCGCGGGGACGCCCACCTGGGTGGACCTGAGCACGCCCGACCTCGAGGGCGCCCGCCACTTCTACGGCGAGCTCTTCGGCTGGCAGTTCCTCGTTGGCCCGAAGGAGGACTTCCACTACACGATGTGCCAGCTCGGCGGCCGCAACGTCGCGGGCATGAGCTTGAAGGACCCCGCCGCGCCTGGCCGTGCGTACTGGGCGCTCTCCTTCGAGGCCGCGGACACGAAGGCTCTCGCCGCGCGTGTCGTGGAGCTTGGAGGCAGGCTGGTGGTACCTCCCACGGACGCCTCGGGCCTGGGGACGTTCGCGTCCTGCGTGGACCCCACTGGCGCGGGCTTCAATCTCTGGCAATCCGGCAAGCACCCGGGAGCGCAGGTGGTCCGCGAGCCCGGCAGCATGACCTGGCACGAGGTGAACACCCGTGACGGCGTCCGCGCGAAGGACTTCTACGCCGCCCTCTTCGGCCTGGAGCCCCGCAAGCTGGACGGCATGGACTACTGGGCCCTCCACCACGGCGGTACTCCCGTGGCCGGCGTACTCCAGATGGGCCCCATGTGGCCCAAGGACCTCCCGCCCCACTGGATGAACTACTTCGCCGTCGCCGACACCGACGGAGCGGCCGAGCAGGTCAAACGACTGGGCGGCCACGTCCATGTCCCTCCCACGGACTCACCCTTCGGACGCTTCTGCATCGTGACGGACCCCGCCGGGGCGGGCTTCACCCTCACCCGCCCCACGTAA
- a CDS encoding Gfo/Idh/MocA family protein: MTTRIGIIGTRWGLMHVGAFRAAGAQVVALCGRSPESTRAVAEREGIPFATAEVHELCAAVDAVVVASPDALHAPHLLAALEAGRAVLCEKPLTRTVEDARLIVRRARELSSPSAVNFPYRMLPPLRALKSWLEGRKVQHLVVTLRTGFVTRHESNLEDASGDWGGLSHVLDAALWLTDATPLWVQATLSGRPIHTAALHVGLSNGAVLILTHAACAEPGIHGGWSLLGQDWEVGFSAGYVPSREGWCISSIRGFEHGGWRDVAPGAEPHPGQLEPWAQAHVETARRFLGLRGHSPRDGLATLDDGALVQEVLAAALRSDAEGRRAPVAHERASPRASND; the protein is encoded by the coding sequence ATGACGACGCGCATCGGCATCATCGGCACCCGGTGGGGACTCATGCACGTGGGGGCGTTCCGCGCGGCGGGCGCGCAGGTGGTGGCGCTCTGTGGCCGCTCCCCAGAGTCCACGCGCGCGGTGGCCGAACGTGAGGGAATTCCCTTCGCCACCGCGGAGGTCCATGAACTGTGCGCCGCCGTGGACGCCGTGGTGGTCGCGAGCCCCGATGCACTGCATGCACCGCACCTGCTCGCGGCACTCGAAGCCGGGCGCGCGGTGCTGTGCGAGAAGCCCCTCACACGCACCGTCGAGGATGCTCGGCTCATCGTTCGCCGCGCTCGTGAGCTCTCAAGCCCCAGCGCCGTCAATTTCCCCTACCGCATGCTGCCACCCCTGCGCGCGCTGAAGTCCTGGCTCGAGGGACGCAAGGTGCAGCACCTCGTCGTCACGCTCCGCACCGGCTTCGTCACGCGCCATGAATCCAACCTCGAGGACGCCTCGGGAGACTGGGGCGGCCTGTCCCACGTGCTCGACGCCGCGCTGTGGCTGACGGACGCGACGCCGCTGTGGGTACAGGCGACGCTCTCCGGGCGCCCCATCCACACCGCCGCGCTGCACGTCGGGCTCTCCAATGGCGCGGTGCTCATCCTCACGCACGCCGCCTGTGCTGAGCCAGGAATCCACGGAGGCTGGAGCCTGCTCGGCCAGGACTGGGAGGTCGGCTTCTCCGCGGGCTATGTGCCGTCACGTGAGGGCTGGTGCATCTCCTCCATCCGAGGCTTCGAGCACGGCGGCTGGAGAGACGTCGCCCCCGGCGCCGAGCCCCACCCCGGACAGCTCGAACCCTGGGCCCAGGCCCACGTGGAGACCGCGCGCCGGTTCCTCGGACTGCGAGGTCACTCGCCTCGCGACGGGCTCGCCACCCTCGATGACGGAGCCCTCGTCCAAGAGGTCCTCGCGGCGGCGCTCCGCTCCGACGCCGAGGGCCGTCGCGCCCCGGTGGCACACGAACGAGCTTCCCCTCGCGCCTCGAATGACTAG